The following are encoded in a window of Primulina eburnea isolate SZY01 chromosome 4, ASM2296580v1, whole genome shotgun sequence genomic DNA:
- the LOC140830963 gene encoding uncharacterized protein isoform X2, with the protein MKSPRPGGVRRGSALNTLDEVADSLASSASYSESFQSAASRSAIRSITDTLLGCFTPVCSSKSTSNVFTDSSGASTSGNERRRVIYGNSNASTHSKEPGSVKFTIEEINKATIIVLWF; encoded by the exons ATGAAAAGTCCACGTCCCGGCGGTGTACGGAGGGGCTCCGCCCTCAATACACTGGATGAGGTGGCAGATTCGTTGGCTTCCTCCGCATCCTACTCGGAATCTTTCCAAAGCGCAGCCTCTAGGAGCGCTATCCGCTCCATCACCGACACTCTGCTGGGATGCTTCACTCCTGTTTGTTCGTCGAAAAGCACGAGCAACGTCTTCACTGATTCTTCTG GTGCTTCAACTTCGGGCAACGAGAGGAGACGCGTCATTTATGGTAATTCAAATGCTTCAACTCACTCAAAAGAACCTGGTAGTGTTAAATTCACCATAGAAGAGATTAACAAAGCCACCATAATC GTGCTATGGTTCTGA
- the LOC140830963 gene encoding uncharacterized protein isoform X1, translating into MKSPRPGGVRRGSALNTLDEVADSLASSASYSESFQSAASRSAIRSITDTLLGCFTPVCSSKSTSNVFTDSSGASTSGNERRRVIYGNSNASTHSKEPGSVKFTIEEINKATIIVISGAMVLSASERVI; encoded by the exons ATGAAAAGTCCACGTCCCGGCGGTGTACGGAGGGGCTCCGCCCTCAATACACTGGATGAGGTGGCAGATTCGTTGGCTTCCTCCGCATCCTACTCGGAATCTTTCCAAAGCGCAGCCTCTAGGAGCGCTATCCGCTCCATCACCGACACTCTGCTGGGATGCTTCACTCCTGTTTGTTCGTCGAAAAGCACGAGCAACGTCTTCACTGATTCTTCTG GTGCTTCAACTTCGGGCAACGAGAGGAGACGCGTCATTTATGGTAATTCAAATGCTTCAACTCACTCAAAAGAACCTGGTAGTGTTAAATTCACCATAGAAGAGATTAACAAAGCCACCATAATCGTAATTTCTG GTGCTATGGTTCTGAGCGCTTCGGAGAGAGTTATTTAA
- the LOC140830963 gene encoding uncharacterized protein isoform X3, which yields MKSPRPGGVRRGSALNTLDEVADSLASSASYSESFQSAASRSAIRSITDTLLGCFTPVCSSKSTSNVFTDSSGASTSGNERRRVIYGAMVLSASERVI from the exons ATGAAAAGTCCACGTCCCGGCGGTGTACGGAGGGGCTCCGCCCTCAATACACTGGATGAGGTGGCAGATTCGTTGGCTTCCTCCGCATCCTACTCGGAATCTTTCCAAAGCGCAGCCTCTAGGAGCGCTATCCGCTCCATCACCGACACTCTGCTGGGATGCTTCACTCCTGTTTGTTCGTCGAAAAGCACGAGCAACGTCTTCACTGATTCTTCTG GTGCTTCAACTTCGGGCAACGAGAGGAGACGCGTCATTTATG GTGCTATGGTTCTGAGCGCTTCGGAGAGAGTTATTTAA